The segment CACGAGGTCGGTCGACGCGAGGTCGAGCTCCACGTCGAAGTCACTGCTGGGTACGCACGCCACCCGGACCTGCGACTCGTCGCCGGCTGGACCCCAGCGGGCGACCAGCCCGGTGACCCGGTGCGTCTCGCGCAGCCGCCCCGTGATGCGCAGGACGGTGCCGTCGAGCTCGAGCTCGAGTCGCTGGCGCACCGGAACGCGCGGTGCCGTGGAAGGCGCGCCGCCACCACGTCGCGCGACGGCCCGGCGCAGACGACCGAGCTGCGCGCGCACGGCGGCGGCCTGCCTCACAGGATCGCGCCAGGCGCGTAGGCAGCCGCCTCCGGATCTGCCGAGACGACGGCGTCGACCTGCGCGACGACGGCGGCCACCTGGGCCGTGGCCGCACCGGTGAACTCCAGCGGCGCGGCGACGAGCATCGCGAGGTCGGGCTGGGTGAGCGCCAGGCGCTCGTCGGCGGCCAGGCGGTCGAAGAGCTCGTTGCGGGCCGCGCCCTTCTCGCGCATCTCGAGGGCGACGCCCACGGCGTGCTCCTTGATGACCTCGTGGGCGACCTCGCGGCCGACACCGGCCCGCACCGCCGCCATGAGCACCTTCGTCGTCGCGAGGAACGGCAGGTAGCGGTCGAGCTCGCGCTGGACGACGGCCGGGAAGACGCCGAACTCGTCGAGCACCGTCAGGAACGTCTCGAACAGGCCGTCGGCGGCGTAGAAAGCGTCGGGCAGCGCCACCCGGCGGACCACCGAGCACGACACGTCGCCCTCGTTCCACTGGTCACCGGCCAGCTCGCCCACCATCGAGACGTACCCGCGGACGATGACGGCCAGGCCGTTGACGCGCTCGCAGGAGCGGGTGTTCATCTTGTGCGGCATGGCGCTCGAGCCCACCTGGCCGGGCTTGAAGCCCTCCGTGACCAGCTCGTTGCCCGCCATCAGGCGGATCGTGGTGGCCAGGTTGGAGGGGGCCGCCACGAGCTGGGCCAGCGAGGTCACCACGTCGTAGTCGAGCGAGCGCGGGTACACCTGGCCGACGCTGGTGAGCACGCGGTCGAAGCCGAGGTGGGCGGCGATCCGTCCCTCGAGGTCGGCGAGCGCCTGCTGGTCCCCACCGAGGAGGTCGAGCTGGTCCTGGGCGGTGCCGACCGGACCCTTGATGCCTCGCAGCGGGTACCGGGCCAGCAGGTCGTCGAGCCGGCCCACGCCGGTGAGCAGCTCGTCGGCCGCGGTGGCGAAGCGCTTGCCGAGCGTGGTGGCCTGCGCGGCGACGTTGTGGCTGCGCCCGGCCATGACCAGCTCCGCGTGCTCGGCCGCGAGCCGCCCCAGGCGGGCCAGGGCCGCCACCGCGCGCGAGCGCAGCACCTGCAGCGAGGCACGCACCTGGAGCTGCTCGACGTTCTCGGTGAGGTCGCGCGACGTCATGCCCTTGTGGATGTGCTCGCTGCCGGCCAGCGCGGCGAACTCCTCGATGCGGGCCTTCACGTCGTGGCGGGTGACCTTCTCACGCTCGGCGATCGACGCGAGGTCGACCTGGTCGACCACGGCCTCGTACGCCTCGATCACGCCGTCGGGCGTCTCCACCCCGAGGTCGCGCTGTGCCTTCAGCACCGCGATCCACAGCTGCCGCTCGAGCACGATCTTGTGCTCGGGCGACCAGATGCGGGCGATCTCGGGCGAGGCGTAGCGGTGGGCCAGAACGTTGGGCGTCGTCACGGACGCCATCCTCCCACCGCGGCCTCCCGCGGCTCACCACGGTCCCGGAGCCCGACCAGGAGGCCGGGCCGACCGTCAGGCCTCGATCTCGCCGCGCTGGGCGGCGAGGGCGATGTCGGAGCGGAACTGGGCGCCCTCGAAGGAGATCGCGTCGACCCCGGCGTAGGCGCGGTCGCGGGCGTGCTCGAGGTTCTCACCCACTCCGGTGACCGACAGCACGCGACCGCCTGCGGTGACCAGCCGACCGTCCTCGTCGAGCGCGGTGCCCGCGTGGATCACGTCGACACCGTCGATGGCGTCGGCCGCCCCGACGCCCAGGATCACGTCGCCCGAGCTCGAGGTGGCGGGGTAGCCGGCGGAGGCCATGACCACCGTGACGGCGGTGCCGTCGTGCCAGGACGGCAGGCCGACGGAGGCGAGCTCCCCGGTGGCGGCACCGTGCAGCAGCGACGACAGCGGCGTGCGCAGCAGCGCGAGGATGGCCTGGGTCTCGGGGTCGCCGAAGCGCGCGTTGAACTCCACGACCCGCACGCCGCGCGACGTGAGCGCCAGTCCCGCGTAGAGCAGACCCTGGAACGGGGTGCCACGACGAGCCATCTCCTGGACCGTGGGCACGAGCACGCGACGGGAGACCTCGGCCACGAGGTCCTCGGGCGTCCAGTCGAGCGGCGTGTAGGCGCCCATGCCACCGGTGTTCGGGCCGGCGTCGCCCTCGAGGGCACGCTTGAAGTCCTGGGCGGGGAGCAGCGGCAGCACCGTCTCCCCGTCGGTGATGGCGAAGAGCGAGACCTCCGGACCGTCGAGGAACTCCTCGATGACCACGCGGTCGCACCCCGCCGCGTGGGCGACGGCGGCCTGGCGGTCCTCGGTGACGACCACGCCCTTGCCGGCGGCGAGGGCGTCGTCCTTCACGACGTAGGGCGGGCCGAACGCGTCGAGCGCGGCCACGACCTCCTCGGGCGTCTCGCAGACGTGCGCCAGGGCGGTGGGCACCTCGGCGGCGGCCATGACCTGCTTGGCGAAGGCCTTCGAGCCCTCCAGCTGCGCCGCGGCACGCGAGGGGCCGAAGCAGGCGATGCCGGCGTCGCGGACGGCGTCGGCGACCCCGGCCACCAGCGGCGCCTCGGGACCCACCACCACCAGGTCGGCACCCAGCGAGGTGGCCAGCGCCGCCACGGCCGCCCCGTCGAGCGGGTCGACGTCGTGCAGGCTCGCGACGTCGGCGATGCCGGGGTTCCCGGGGGCCGCGTGCACCTCGGTCACGCCCGGGTCACGGGACAGCGCGAGGGCGAGGGCGTGCTCGCGCCCGCCCGTGCCGACGACCAGCGTCTTCATGCCTCGTCCTCCAGGAGGTCGTGCAGCACCACGGTCTCCTCGCGGTCCGGGCCGACGCCGACGGCGGAGATGCGCGCCCCCGACATCGCCTCGACGGCGCGCACGTACCGCTGCGCCGCCTCGGGCAGGTCGTCCATGGTCCGGGCGCCGGAGATGTCCTCGGTCCAGCCGTCGAAGTACTCGTAGATCGGCTTGGCGTGGTGGAAGCCGGTCTGGGTCGTGGGCATCTCGTCCACCCGCTCGCCGTCGACGTCGTAGGCGACGCACACGGGGATGCGGTCCCACCCGGTGAGCACGTCGAGCTTCGTGAGCACGAAGTCGGTGACGCCGTTGATGCGTGCCGCGTAGCGCGCCACCGGGGCGTCGTACCAGCCGCAGCGTCGCGGACGGCCCGTCGTGGTGCCGAACTCGCCGCCGTTGGTGCGCAGGCGCTCGCCGTCCTCGTCGAAGAGCTCGGTGGGGAAGGGACCCTCCCCCACGCGGGTGGCGTACGCCTTGACGATGCCGATGACGCGGGTGATCCGGGTGGGCGCGATGCCCGAGCCGGTGCACGCGCCGCCGGTGGTGGCCGACGACGAGGTGACGAAGGGGTACGTGCCGTGGTCGACGTCGAGGAGCGTGGCCTGGCCGGCCTCGAGCAGCACCGTCTCGCCGCGGTCCAGCGCCTCGTGCAGCACGAGCGCGGTGTCGGCGACCATCGGCCGCAGCCGCTCGGCGTGCACGAGCAGCTGGTCGACGATCTCGTCGACGCTCACCGCCCGACGGTTGTAGACCTTGGTGAGCATCTGGTTCTTCAGCTCGAGCGCGCCCTCGACCTTGGCGCGCAGGATCTTCTCGTCGAAGAGGTCCTGCACGCGCACGCCCAGCCGGTTCATCTTGTCGGCGTAGGTGGGGCCGATGCCACGCCCGGTGGTGCCGATCTTGCGGCTGCCGAGGAAGCGCTCCGTCACCTTGTCGAGGGTGCGGTTGTAGTCGGCGATGAGGTGGGCGTTCGCGCTCACGCGCAGGGCGCTCGTGTCGATGCCACGCGCCTCGAGGGCGTCGATCTCCTCGAACAGGACGTCGAGGTCGATCACGACGCCGTTGCCGATGATCGGCGTGCACCCGGGCGACAGGATGCCGCTCGGCAGCAGGTGGAGGGCGTACTTCTCGTCGCCGATGACGACGGTGTGGCCGGCGTTGTTGCCGCCGTTGAACTTGACGACGTAGTCGACGCGGCTGCCGAGCAGGTCGGTGGCCTTGCCCTTGCCCTCGTCACCCCACTGGGCTCCGACGATGACGACTGCGGGCATGCGATGCACCCCTCGAGGTTCGTAGTGACGCTGTGACGCGAGAGAAGCCCCGACGGTGCGGGGCTCTGACTGCCGCATCGTATCGGGACGAGCGTCCCAGCCGCGAATGCCGAGGTGGTCGACGCTGCGCCGGGTGCCGTCGGGGCATAGGCTCCGAGGGCGCCGGGAGGGGGCGTTTCGTACGACGACGCCAGCGCGGAGGGAGCGCCATGACCGGCACGGGACCCTGGGTCGCTGTGGTGAACGCCCAGGCAGGCAGCAGCGACGACCCGCGCCTCGAGGAGGCGCTCGAGACGTTGCGGGCGCGCGTGACCCTCGAGGTGCGCCGCACCGAGGACGCCGACGACCTGCGGGACGCGGTGCGTGCGGCGCGCGGCGGCGTGGTCGTGGCGGTCGGAGGGGACGGCAGCATCCACGCCGTGGTCACCGCGATCGACGACCTCGACCAGTTCGACGACGTCGAGCTCGCGATCGTCCCCCTCGGGACGGGCAACGACTTCGTGCGCACGCTCGGCATCAGCGACGACCCGGTCGAGGCGGCCCGTCAGGCCCTCGACTCCGAGCCCCGGCTCGCCGACCTGATCCGCGACGACGACGACCGGCTCGTCGTGAACGCCGCGCACATCGGGCTGGGCGCGGAGGCCAACATCAAGGCGGAGCCGTGGAAGAAGGCCTTCGGGCCCGTCGGCTACGCCATGGGCGCCGTCATCACGGGTGTCGTCGGCAAGGGCATCCGCGCGTCGGTGACGGTGGACGGGCAGCCCGTGCACTCACCGCGTCGGCTCATCCAGGTGGCGGTGGGCAACGGCCGGTACGTGGGGGGCGGCGCGCCGCTCCTGCCGGAGGCCGACCCCTTCGACGGGTCGCTCGACGTGGCCGTGGTGTGGGCGCACGCCCGCTGGAAGCGCCTCGCCTACGCGTGGCGACTGCGGCGCGGTCGGCACCCGATGCGCGACGACGTCGTGTACCTGAAGGTGCACGAGGTGACGGTGACCGGCGAGTCGACGCCGGCGAACCTGGACGGCGAGATCGCGTCGCCGAGCACGCGGCACGCATGGCGGGTCGAGCCCGGTCGCCTGCGCCTGCGCGCCCCGGCCGGTGCGCCTCCGGACCTCCCGGACTGACACGCACCTGCCCCCACGGGGGTCCGAGGGGTCAGCGCACGAGCTCGGCGTACGCCTCCGGGCTCGACTCGTGGAGGAACTCGCGGCAGCGATGCGCCTCGGCGTCGTCGCCGAGCCGCTCGGACCCCGTGGCGAGCACGGCGAGCGAGCGGAGGAAGCCCTGGTTGGGCTCGTGCGACCACGGCACCGGTCCGTGACCCTTCCAGCCGTTGCGCCGCAAGGAGTCCAGCGAGCGGTGGTAGGCCGTGCGCGCGAAGGCGTAGCCCTCCAGGTCGCGTCCGTCGTCGAGCGCGTCCTGCGCCAGCAGGGCCCACGCGAGGACCGAGTCCGGGGTCGTCGAGGCCACGGCCTGCGGCGACGTGCCGGTCGCCAGCTCCGCGGCCCCGGGGTCGACGGGCAGGAACGTCTCGGGCGGCTCGCCCAGCAGGTTCGTCATGGTGTCGACCCTACGCACCGGGTCCCGCTCGCCGCCTCGCGCGTCCAGCGTGGGGTCGGGCCCGGCTTCGGCGTTGATGCTGCGCTGCTGCGGCTGGGTCTCGCGGCGGCCTCCGAAAGAGCCTCGACGGACAGGAGCGTCGGGGTCGGCCGAACCTCCCGGCCACCCGATCCGCGCTTTGACGCCTTGACGTCGATCTCGCAGCCCGGAATCGACGCAAAGGCGTCACAACGCTGGATTCGGACACTTCCGGGGCATTCCGACCCCTTCAACCGCCCCGGAAGTGTCCGAAACGCGAGCCGCGGCCCGGGAACCCCGCCGGCACGCCGGGTCCGCCCCGGTCGAGGCCCTTTCGGAGCCCACCTCGATGCCCGCGGCAACCGGCGCAGCCCCGAACCGGGCGCGACCGGCTTCCCCGGGCACCCGATCCGCGTTGTGACGCCTTCACGTCGATCCGGAGGCGGGAAACCGACGCGAAGGCGTCAAACCGCCCGAGACCGTGACCTCAGAGGGAGGTGCCGGCCGACCGCAGGTTCTGGCAGGCCTCGACCACGCGGGCGGCCATGCCGGCCTCGGCGGCCTTGCCCCAGGCGCGGGGGTCGTAGGCCTTCTTGTTGCCGACCTCGCCGTCGATCTTCAGCACGCCGTCGTAGTTGCTGAACATGTGGCCGACCACCGGGCGGGTGAAGGCGTACTGGGTGTCGGTGTCGACGTTCATCTTCACGACGCCGTAGTCGACCGCCGCCGAGATCTCCTCGGGCAGCGAGCCCGAACCGCCGTGGAAGACGAAGTCGAACGGGGCGTCCTTGCCGTACTTCTGGCTGACCGCATCCTGCGCGGCCTTGAGCACCTCGGGCCGCAGCTTCACGTTGCCCGGCTTGTAGACGCCGTGCACGTTGCCGAACGTGAGGGCCGTCAGGTAGCGGCCCTTCTCGCCCAGACCGAGGGCCTCGGCGGTGGCCAGGGCGTCCTCGGGCGTCGTGTAGAGCTTGTCGTTGATCTCGGCCTCGACGCCGTCCTCCTCGCCACCGACGACGCCGATCTCGACCTCGAGGATGATGTGCGCGGCGGCAGCCTTCTCGAGCAGCTCCTGCGCGATCACCAGGTTCTCGTCGAGCGGCACGGCCGAGCCGTCCCACATGTGCGACTGGAAGTACGGCAACCCGCCGCCGGCGACCCGCTCGGCCGACGCGGCCAGCAGGGGCCGGACGAAGCCGTCGAGCTTGTCCTTCGGGCAGTGGTCGGTGTGCAGCGCGACGTTGACCGGGTACTTCTTGGCCACCTCCTGCGCGAAGGCGGCGAACGCCAGCGAGCCGGACACCATGTCCTTGACGGTGGGGCCGGAGAAGTACTCCGCGCCGCCGGTGGAGACCTGGATGATGCCGTCGGACCCTGCCTCGGCGAATCCCGCGAGTGCGGCGTTCAGCGTCTGCGACGACGAGACGTTGATCGCCGGGTACGCGAACGACTCGGCCTTGGCCTTGTCGAGCATCGCGGCGTAGATCTCGGGAGTGGCGACGGGCATGGAGGTCTCCTGGAGGTCGGCTGGTCGACCGGACGAGCGGTCACGTCAACCCTACTGGTCCAGGCGCTTCACGAGAGCCCGGGCGAGCACCTGCACCGGGCTCCACACCGACGAGAACGGCGGCGCGTACGACAGGTCGGTCATGACCAGCTCGTCGACGGACATCTGCGACCACAGCGCCATGGCCGCCACGTCGATCCGGGCGCCCGCGCCGCGCCCGCCCGCGACCTGCACGCCGAGCAGGCGCCGCGTCCCACGCTCGGCGAGCCCCCACAACGTCATGGGCTCCGCACCCGGGTAGTAGCCGGCGACGGTGGTGGACTCCACCGAGGCGCTCACGACGTCGAGCCCGGCGTCATCGGCCTGGGCACGGCCGAGTCCGGCGCGCGCGATCTCGAGGTCGCAGAACTTGGTGATGGCGGTCTGCACGGCGCCGGGGAAGACCCGTCCCGACCAGTCGGCGCCGAGCGAGGCCGCCAGGGACTCCCCCGCCACCATGCCCTGCTTGTTGGCGTGGGTCCCGAGCGGCAGGTGGATCGGTGTCCCCGTGAGGCGGTCGAGGGTGACCACGCAGTCACCCGCGGCCCAGACGTCGGCCAGGACCGACCCGTCCGGACGGAGCACCCGCTGCTGGTCGTCGGTGACGATGCCGTCCTTCGGCCCAGTGGCAGCGGTCGTGAGCAGGTCGCCACGCGGCGCGACTCCGAAGGCCGCGACGACCAGGTCGGCCGGGTAGTCGTCCTCGTCGGTGCGCACGGAGGTGACGGCGCCGTCCGCTCCCACGCCGAAGCCGGTGACCGCGGCACCGGTGACCACCTGGGCACCCTTCTCGCGCATGGCGTCGGCGACGAGCTCACCGATCTCGTCCTCGACGATCGGCAGCGGGGTGCTCTCGCGCTCGACCACGGTGACCTCGAGCCCCTGGGCCAGGCACGCCTCGGCCATCTCGATGCCGATGTAGCCGCTGCCGACGACGGCCACCCGGCGCGCGCCGGCGCGGATGCGGTCGAGCACCTGCTGGCCGTCGACGAGGTCCTTGACGGTCTGCACGTTCCCGGCGTCGATGCCCGGCAGCTCGGGCAGGATCGAACGCGCTCCGGTGGCGACGACGAGGCGGTCGTAGGTGACGACCTGCTCGCCTGCGAGGTCGCGGTAGGTCACGGTGCGCGCGTCGGTGTCGACCGCGGTCGCCTCGCTGCCGAGGCGCACGTCGATGCCCCGTTCGCGGTGCTCCTCGGGTGTCCTGGCCACGAGGGCGTCGGGGCCGTCGACCTCGCCCGCGACCCAGTACGGCACCCCGCAGGCGGAGTAGGAGGTGTGGTGCCCGCGCTCGAGCACCACCACCTCCACGTCGGGCACGAGACGGTTGAGGGACGACGCGGCCGTCATGCCCGCCGCGTCACCCCCGATGACGACGACGCGGCTCATGCTCCCGAGCCTAGGGCGACGCACCGACGCACGCCCGCCCAGACGGCCCGGCCGTCAGCCGGCGTGCTCGCGCACCCAGGCGTGCATGGCGATGGCGGCGGCGGCTCCGGCGTTGATGGACCGGGTCGAGCCGAACTGGGCGATCGACAGGGTCGTCGCGCACGCCGCACGGGCCGCGTGGCTCAGGCCCGGGCCCTCCTGGCCGAACAGCAGCACGCAGGCACGGGGCAGCGTGGTGGTCTCGAGCGGCACCGCGCCGGGCAGGTTGTCGATGCCGAGCAGCGGCAGGTCCTGCTCGTCGGCCCAGGCCGCCAGCGCCTCGACGTCGGCGTGGTGGTGGACGTGCAGGTAGCGGTCGGTCACCATCGCGCCGCGCCGGTTCCACCGGCGCCGGCCGACGACGTGCACGGCCGCGACGTTGAACGCGTTGGCGGTGCGCACCACGGAGCCGATGTTGAAGTCGTGCTGCCAGTTCTCGACCGCCACGTGCAGCGGGTGCCGGCGCGTGTCCAGGTCGGCGACGATCGCCTCGACGCTCCAGTACCGGTAGCGGTCGACGACGTTGCGCCGGTCCCCCTCGGCGAGGAGCGTCGGGTCGAGCCGGGGGTCGTCGGGCACGGGCCCCTCCCACGGGCCCACACCCACCTCGACGCCGTCACCTTCGACACCGTCACCCTCGGCCCCGCCCCTCGTGCCCGGGTCCAGCGAGGGGGTCACGCGCCGTACTGGTCGCGGTAGGCGCGTGCCGCGTCGAGGTGCTCGGCGTGGCGGCCGGACTCCTCGAGGAACTCGATGACGTGGTCGAACGTCACGATCGCCTCCACCGGGACGCCGAGGTCGCGGCGCACCTCGTCGACGGCCGAGAGGTCGCCCGCGCCACGCTCCTGCCGGTCGACGGCCACGACGATGCCGGCCAGCTCGGCGCCGGCGTCCTCCACCAGCGGCACGACCTCCCGGATCGCCTTGCCCGAGGTGATCACGTCGTCGACGAGCAGGACCCGTCCCTGGAGGGGTGCGCCGACGATCATCCCGCCCTCGCCGTGGTCCTTGGCCTCCTTGCGGTTGAAGCTCCACGGCACGTCGCGCCCGTGGTGCTCGGCCAGCTGCACCGCGGTGGCCGCGGCGATGGGGATGCCCTTGTAGGCGGGGCCCAGGAGCACGTCGAAGTCGGGCGCGCGCTCGGCGATCGCCGCGGCGTAGAAGCGGCCCAGCCCGGCGAGCCGTGCGCCGGTGTCGAAGCCGCCGGCGTTGAAGAAGTACGGCGACGTCCGGCCCGACTTCAGCGTGAAGGAGCCGAACCGGAGCACGTCGTGGCCGATCGCGAACTCCACGAAGGATCGCTGGTAGTCCTGCATGGTCGCGGGGGCTCCTAGGCGCCGGGGAGCGGGATCTTCCGCTCGGGGTCGGACTTGTCGACGATCTTGACCAGGTCGCCGAAGACGACGTTGCGGTTGCGCGTGTGGAAGAGCTCCGAGCAGGTGAGCATCGTGAGCACGTTGGCGGTCGGCGGCTCGCCCCGCATGTCAGGGTCCGGAACCTGCTGCAGCGGCCAGCCGACGGTGAAGTCGAGCGTGAGCGAGTCACCGTCGTTGCGCAGCTGGTAGGTGAACACCGCCGTGCGCGTCTCGATGTGGACGAGGTCGCCCTTCTTCAGCTTCAGGAAGTCGCGGAAGGGCTCGCCGTGGGTGACGCGGTGCCCGGCGATCGCGAAGTTGCCGAGCTCTCCCGGCAGGGCCGCCTCCTCGTACATGCCGACGCCCTTGGAGAGCGACTCCTGGTCGAAGCCCTTGACGATGGGGACCTCGTACTCCGTGCCGAAGCGCGGCACGCGCAGGAGCCCGATGTTCTTCCCGTCGGTGCCGTTCTTCCAGTCGTCGGAGATGATCTGGCGGATCTCGGCCTGCTGCTGCTTGGCCACGACGTTGGTGCCCCAGTACTGCCAGGCGACGTACCCGAGCACGCCGAGACCCGACAGGATCAGCACCACGCCGAGGAGCCGGACGAGGGAGAAACGACGCCGCCGCGGAGCACGACGTCCACCCCCGGCGGGCGGGGAGGGCGCGGTCGCGGTGGTCATGGGGCCGATTCTCTCACCCTCGTCCAGGCGGCCACCCCGCGTCGACTGTGACCCACATCTCATCGGTCGCGCGGCCTTCTGGCTCGAATCCGCCCAGCGCTGACCCGCCGGGCCACTAGTATCAGGACCGTTGCCCCGCCGTTTCACCCCCCGAGAACGGCGGGGCAGCGCTCTGTCCGGGCTCGGGACGCACGCGTCCAGGTCGACCACCGGGGCGGGCCCGCGGTGCGTAGAGTCGCGAGGGATGAGGACGCAGAGCAGCCGGATCGACGGACTGGGCACCACGATCTTCGCGCGGATGAGTGCCCTCGCGGCCTCGACCGGTGCCGTGAACCTCGGCCAGGGGTTCCCCGACACCGACGGCCCCGACGCGGTGATCGACGCCGCCGTGGCCGCGCTCCGCGGGGGCGCCAACCAGTACGCACCCGGCCCGGGCGTGCATGACCTCCGGCTCGCCGTGGCCGAGCACCAACGCCGCTGGTACGGCCTCGAGGTCGACCCCGAGACCGAGGTCGCGGTCACGACCGGCGCCACCGAGGCCATCGCGGCCGCGGTGCTCGGCATCGTGGAGGCCGGCGACGAGGTGATCGTGCTGGAGCCCTACTACGACTCCTACGTGGCGGTGCTGCAGATGGCCGGTGCCGTCCGCCGCCCGGTCACGCTGCGCGCACCGGACTTCCGCCTCCCCGTCGACGAGCTGCGCGCCGCCGTGACGCCGCGCACCACCGC is part of the Aeromicrobium sp. Leaf245 genome and harbors:
- the purB gene encoding adenylosuccinate lyase, which encodes MTTPNVLAHRYASPEIARIWSPEHKIVLERQLWIAVLKAQRDLGVETPDGVIEAYEAVVDQVDLASIAEREKVTRHDVKARIEEFAALAGSEHIHKGMTSRDLTENVEQLQVRASLQVLRSRAVAALARLGRLAAEHAELVMAGRSHNVAAQATTLGKRFATAADELLTGVGRLDDLLARYPLRGIKGPVGTAQDQLDLLGGDQQALADLEGRIAAHLGFDRVLTSVGQVYPRSLDYDVVTSLAQLVAAPSNLATTIRLMAGNELVTEGFKPGQVGSSAMPHKMNTRSCERVNGLAVIVRGYVSMVGELAGDQWNEGDVSCSVVRRVALPDAFYAADGLFETFLTVLDEFGVFPAVVQRELDRYLPFLATTKVLMAAVRAGVGREVAHEVIKEHAVGVALEMREKGAARNELFDRLAADERLALTQPDLAMLVAAPLEFTGAATAQVAAVVAQVDAVVSADPEAAAYAPGAIL
- the purD gene encoding phosphoribosylamine--glycine ligase, encoding MKTLVVGTGGREHALALALSRDPGVTEVHAAPGNPGIADVASLHDVDPLDGAAVAALATSLGADLVVVGPEAPLVAGVADAVRDAGIACFGPSRAAAQLEGSKAFAKQVMAAAEVPTALAHVCETPEEVVAALDAFGPPYVVKDDALAAGKGVVVTEDRQAAVAHAAGCDRVVIEEFLDGPEVSLFAITDGETVLPLLPAQDFKRALEGDAGPNTGGMGAYTPLDWTPEDLVAEVSRRVLVPTVQEMARRGTPFQGLLYAGLALTSRGVRVVEFNARFGDPETQAILALLRTPLSSLLHGAATGELASVGLPSWHDGTAVTVVMASAGYPATSSSGDVILGVGAADAIDGVDVIHAGTALDEDGRLVTAGGRVLSVTGVGENLEHARDRAYAGVDAISFEGAQFRSDIALAAQRGEIEA
- a CDS encoding adenylosuccinate synthase, yielding MPAVVIVGAQWGDEGKGKATDLLGSRVDYVVKFNGGNNAGHTVVIGDEKYALHLLPSGILSPGCTPIIGNGVVIDLDVLFEEIDALEARGIDTSALRVSANAHLIADYNRTLDKVTERFLGSRKIGTTGRGIGPTYADKMNRLGVRVQDLFDEKILRAKVEGALELKNQMLTKVYNRRAVSVDEIVDQLLVHAERLRPMVADTALVLHEALDRGETVLLEAGQATLLDVDHGTYPFVTSSSATTGGACTGSGIAPTRITRVIGIVKAYATRVGEGPFPTELFDEDGERLRTNGGEFGTTTGRPRRCGWYDAPVARYAARINGVTDFVLTKLDVLTGWDRIPVCVAYDVDGERVDEMPTTQTGFHHAKPIYEYFDGWTEDISGARTMDDLPEAAQRYVRAVEAMSGARISAVGVGPDREETVVLHDLLEDEA
- a CDS encoding diacylglycerol kinase family protein, with protein sequence MTGTGPWVAVVNAQAGSSDDPRLEEALETLRARVTLEVRRTEDADDLRDAVRAARGGVVVAVGGDGSIHAVVTAIDDLDQFDDVELAIVPLGTGNDFVRTLGISDDPVEAARQALDSEPRLADLIRDDDDRLVVNAAHIGLGAEANIKAEPWKKAFGPVGYAMGAVITGVVGKGIRASVTVDGQPVHSPRRLIQVAVGNGRYVGGGAPLLPEADPFDGSLDVAVVWAHARWKRLAYAWRLRRGRHPMRDDVVYLKVHEVTVTGESTPANLDGEIASPSTRHAWRVEPGRLRLRAPAGAPPDLPD
- a CDS encoding DUF3151 domain-containing protein, which produces MTNLLGEPPETFLPVDPGAAELATGTSPQAVASTTPDSVLAWALLAQDALDDGRDLEGYAFARTAYHRSLDSLRRNGWKGHGPVPWSHEPNQGFLRSLAVLATGSERLGDDAEAHRCREFLHESSPEAYAELVR
- the fbaA gene encoding class II fructose-bisphosphate aldolase; its protein translation is MPVATPEIYAAMLDKAKAESFAYPAINVSSSQTLNAALAGFAEAGSDGIIQVSTGGAEYFSGPTVKDMVSGSLAFAAFAQEVAKKYPVNVALHTDHCPKDKLDGFVRPLLAASAERVAGGGLPYFQSHMWDGSAVPLDENLVIAQELLEKAAAAHIILEVEIGVVGGEEDGVEAEINDKLYTTPEDALATAEALGLGEKGRYLTALTFGNVHGVYKPGNVKLRPEVLKAAQDAVSQKYGKDAPFDFVFHGGSGSLPEEISAAVDYGVVKMNVDTDTQYAFTRPVVGHMFSNYDGVLKIDGEVGNKKAYDPRAWGKAAEAGMAARVVEACQNLRSAGTSL
- a CDS encoding FAD-dependent oxidoreductase: MSRVVVIGGDAAGMTAASSLNRLVPDVEVVVLERGHHTSYSACGVPYWVAGEVDGPDALVARTPEEHRERGIDVRLGSEATAVDTDARTVTYRDLAGEQVVTYDRLVVATGARSILPELPGIDAGNVQTVKDLVDGQQVLDRIRAGARRVAVVGSGYIGIEMAEACLAQGLEVTVVERESTPLPIVEDEIGELVADAMREKGAQVVTGAAVTGFGVGADGAVTSVRTDEDDYPADLVVAAFGVAPRGDLLTTAATGPKDGIVTDDQQRVLRPDGSVLADVWAAGDCVVTLDRLTGTPIHLPLGTHANKQGMVAGESLAASLGADWSGRVFPGAVQTAITKFCDLEIARAGLGRAQADDAGLDVVSASVESTTVAGYYPGAEPMTLWGLAERGTRRLLGVQVAGGRGAGARIDVAAMALWSQMSVDELVMTDLSYAPPFSSVWSPVQVLARALVKRLDQ
- a CDS encoding TrmH family RNA methyltransferase, translated to MDPGTRGGAEGDGVEGDGVEVGVGPWEGPVPDDPRLDPTLLAEGDRRNVVDRYRYWSVEAIVADLDTRRHPLHVAVENWQHDFNIGSVVRTANAFNVAAVHVVGRRRWNRRGAMVTDRYLHVHHHADVEALAAWADEQDLPLLGIDNLPGAVPLETTTLPRACVLLFGQEGPGLSHAARAACATTLSIAQFGSTRSINAGAAAAIAMHAWVREHAG
- the pyrE gene encoding orotate phosphoribosyltransferase, with the protein product MQDYQRSFVEFAIGHDVLRFGSFTLKSGRTSPYFFNAGGFDTGARLAGLGRFYAAAIAERAPDFDVLLGPAYKGIPIAAATAVQLAEHHGRDVPWSFNRKEAKDHGEGGMIVGAPLQGRVLLVDDVITSGKAIREVVPLVEDAGAELAGIVVAVDRQERGAGDLSAVDEVRRDLGVPVEAIVTFDHVIEFLEESGRHAEHLDAARAYRDQYGA
- a CDS encoding class E sortase, with protein sequence MTTATAPSPPAGGGRRAPRRRRFSLVRLLGVVLILSGLGVLGYVAWQYWGTNVVAKQQQAEIRQIISDDWKNGTDGKNIGLLRVPRFGTEYEVPIVKGFDQESLSKGVGMYEEAALPGELGNFAIAGHRVTHGEPFRDFLKLKKGDLVHIETRTAVFTYQLRNDGDSLTLDFTVGWPLQQVPDPDMRGEPPTANVLTMLTCSELFHTRNRNVVFGDLVKIVDKSDPERKIPLPGA